tgagcgGTGAAACACGTTGGTTATTCTTGTATtgctaataaatcagaaattctccGGTCAACAAGTGCCATTTTTTGACCAAGACGTTAGCAGCCTGGTTGCATTCTTCAGCCTTAAGTGCACATGAGAATCAAGCCTGTTTAACCAATTTTAGCAGGGACTATCCACTGCACACTGGGAACACGCCATAACACCTGTCTGCCATTTTGCAGAAGCGCCGACTTAGTCCTTATGCCAGAGAAATATCAGGATCAGAGCTTTAGAGGTGCTGAGCACCCAATAAGCCATATATAATTTGTGATTATGTGCAGCAAAATTGAGGATGGCTGCTAGTTTACTGTAATGTGTTGATGGAGGGTGATAACATAAAGAAATCCTCGTCTGAACAAAAAGAAATCCTGGTCTGAACCATCACAACACAGTCAGTCAAAATCCATTTAGAAGAGGCTTGACATGTAATGAAAATAACTTGTTTTAGAGCTGTTTAAGGCATATAGCCATCTTTTTAAAGTAGCTACTGAACCCTGAGATTATTTTCATGCTTCATTTGTTTTCAGTATGATAACCCACAGCCAGGGGACCTTATAGAGATTTTTCGAGGAACCTACCAACACTGGGGTTTATATGTTGGTGAGGGTGACATTATTCACCTTGCCCCTCCTTGTAAGTATGATATTGTAATTATTGATGTCATTCTTGTATGCCAATTCAGTCTGCACCTTCTTTTACATTATTTCTGTGTCTCAGGCGAGACAGCAGGAGCCGGGCCTAACTGCCTGATGTCCGTTCTGTGTGACAAGGCCTTAGTGATGCGTGAGAGGCTGGGTCAGGTAGTGGGTCAAGATCGATTCCATGTCAACAACCTTCTAGACTCGAAGCACACGCCAAGAAGTGTGTGTGTCATCTTACGTGATGCACTCAGTCTGGCTGGCCTGGAAATGCCCTATTGTGTTCTGAGAGGAAACTGTGAACACTTTGTGACAGAGCTGAGATACGGGAGAGCAGAGTCACGACAGGTAAATCTTCAATATACATTTGTTGTGCACAGTGCCTCACCTTAGCCCCCATTTACACATATCAGGGGTTCAAAAACTGAGATTTCTGTCCACACAGAGACAGAAATGCATGCATGAGCATGTTAGCTCCTCTCTGATGCTTACATACTAAAGAAAATCTAAACAGTgtataatatatttgtattagaacagtatatacatttattaatttgttgAAATCTGAAATATAGTGCTGTCTGTGTGCAGACATTGTAGTTTTTTTCTTGTCTAGTTTACAAAATATAATGTAGGAAGGTATTTGAGGGCTAGAAACATGCTTGCATTGTTTTGtcagcattttcattctgttttcTCCAGCCActcattcaaataaaaaattcaaTTGGGTTTAGTTGTGTCTGCGCCAATACATCTTCTTTTGGGAATGTGTCAACAGTGGATTCACGTTATAGTAAAGTTTTGTGGAAAAAAGCGCTGTATGCTTCTATACCTTTGTGTCCTCTATAGTGGCAAAAAAAGAGTCAAAAATCCCTACCGGCTGCCCTTTTGTGGGGAAAAAGGTGATTAAGTGCATACTAGGGTGCTTCTTTTTATACCAAGTTATAATATATCTCAGTAGATCAAGAAATAAAACTAATACCTAATGTATCTTAATGAGTGCCCATTAAGAGGTGCCCTTCTGCTCTTACAATAGTAAAGGACACGGCACCCTTCTATTAAGTGCCTTCTATTCCACCCTCCACTAGATGGTGTCTCAAAAGGAGAAAATGTGGTAGGATGCAGGCTGTATACAGTTATCCTCCTACAGGTTTGACCAACATACCCTTTAGAATGTACAGACCCTGTGTCATTTATATGTTATTGCCACTGTTAAGGAAGCCCTGggcaaaaaaaggcaaaatgggGATGTTACTGTAGTTGCAAGGTGCAAAAACTCCAAAGCAAAAGAAGAAGAGCAAGATGAGCTCCAATAGTTTTGGGATAGGTTTCtttgaactaaaaaaatataagTCTTGTTTTAACTGGAGTCTTTTTTGTAACTtattaaatgtgacaaaaaagcaaTTGGAAAGGGTTTGCTAAATTCAGTCTTTAGAGGGTGTCTGAATAGTTTGGTAGTTTTAACATGTTTGTCAGCTAATGTATATAATTCTAGTAAAATCACACACTTTATTGCTCAATAACCCCTGTGCTTTTTCTCTGTGTTCAGATTCATTCTGCGGTGAAGATTGGTGTGCGTTCCATGGCCATCGTAATAAAAGCCTTCAATAATGCATCAAgccccagaaaaaaaaagaaagaaaaggtctTGAAAATCAGCCCATCATGGTGAAAGCAGGACATGTGTGCCTTTCCTTTTAAATAAACTTGAAGACACTCTTAATTTCAACAAGCCAGACATTTCAATTGGACCTGCTGTGAATCTAATGACGAACCAAAGACTGTACACACAACTACTGGCGCAGAATATTTCAAAATGTCTTTATTGATTTACTTTCTTTAGACCTATAATAAGATGCAGTCCTGGATTGTTATGAACTGTTTCATCCTCTAAATCATGCATGTCCAGCATGTGCAGCTGTGCAGCCTTCATCACAACACAATTGCAACTCAACCTctgttttatatctgttttataaAGACCGAGAACAACTAATAAACGCTGTTCTCTTTCTTATGTGAAacgaattatttatttttttcagcttgTACTGTGTTGGTATCAGGTCTACTGTATTTATTGTACTGTTCTAGTTCTATGTTGCAGAAATTGTTGCACGATTGCACTTTATGTTTGCATGTCTGTATTGTACTGATTGTtccatattgtactgtattgctTCCAGAGGAACGTAATTTTGTTGCACTCTGTTCAGGTAGAACGAAAATAAAATGCTCATTGAttctcttgacttgactctttgtgtatgcaaaaaaatattaagaagaTTTAATGCGGAATTAGTTTGAGTATGTCTACTATAGATTAATTATGTGATAACATATCACATGGTCCTGTCCTATTATGAAATGCAGGCACACTACAAATGTATATTATACATCATATTTCAGTACTAGACCAATTCATATGAACTGTAAGGAACATTAGTTGTGTCATAGGCCACTGAAGATGCCAAAAAGATGATAAGAATAGGCCTCATTCGCCAACATcttaaatgtttcttttaaatGAGAATTTGTTTGCATGGAGGCTTTAACCAGCATTTAAAAACAGGTAAAGTTTGGATTTGATATCAAGACGTTTCACTAGAGGGCACCAATCACCAGGTTAAGTACTGTGACTATTcctgtctctatctctttttttattgaaGCTATATCAATACTATATATATTTGAAAGATTGCGAAGACAAAAATGAGAGAATCAACAGTCTGACACatcagaaaatgtgaaaatggtAATTGTCTACCCTCtcatttctgtttcttttttttgtttgttttatatagaaTACATTTTGCAATGTAcacagaaagtgaaaaaaacatccTCAAAATATTTCATGTATCATAAACTCATACATAAAATTTCTGCACTGTTTATGATAGATGGGTGTTCTGCAAAAACTCCAGTGAATTCATTGATTTGGGTGGATACATTTTagaatttaaaaactaaaagtaggTAGATCTTCAGTGGTGTTCCGacaataattttgtttaaaaacatctttttatttcaaatttattgCTTGTTTGTGTGAAGTGAGGATTACTGAAAGACTGAGCCCACCACAGTTTGGCAGATAGGTGTGGTCCTTTATGACATGCTGTGTGGAAAGAGCCCTTTTACCAACTCCACACAGATCGTCGGGAAGACACTCCGCATGCCTGCCCAGGATCCTTCATAACACAGACACATAGATACTCTCATCAGTCCGCATCCATGCATAAACCCAGTTTATTTCATTAACTGACACATGTGAACTcaaccactgcctcttttcgaactgctgctgatgtagcatcactgtacacttggaggaaagcgcagtgagttttgatacatcagctcacaggtgcaccgtgctgcagacatcaccctttggagtgatgtggggaaagagcgctcccgattatagtggcagccccttagtccactggaccactcggagcctatTCATATTTGTGTTCCTATCTTTGAAATTGATCAAATTGTATTTTAATTAacctattttatattatttaaaaagtgcttataCGCACAAAattatgttgttattattacattACTGGATGTGGATTTGAGGGCCAGATTCAGGAAATTAAATGAACATGGTTTCTTTAAAGAACAATTCTATTACTGCACTAACTGAACACATTAACTGAATAAATCTCCATCATAGTTGATCATATTCCTGAATAAACTCAACTGAACTGCTGGAGGTTCCTCACTGTAGTTTTTACTCCTGTAACTTCAGAATAATCCAGTCCAGTTTACCTTGTTTCTCATCTGATTACTAAATGTTTGTGATGTACATTTCACAGTAAATGTTTACAAGGCATGGCTACCTGTTTGTAGATGGGACAGTTTGAGTTTCAGAAGAATGTTTCCAATTAAAGCACTCCTGTTGTTAACATTAAAGGTGATACAAAGACTTCTTTAGGTGATCCACATAGAACAGTGGTGTCCAAAGGTTTCATAAAGGGTGCCAGATTGggccatcttaaaaaaaaaaaacagggggacAGTCTCCTTTTCCTGAATTCCTAATATATtgtatacaaaatattaaaaactaaatATGATTAAATACTGGAATGCAGAGAGATGGACACCCCTGCCAAAGAACTCCTAATGCACCTCTTCTTGGTCAGGATGGGTTATGACCTGCCTAAAACAACTGAGTGCAATGGTCACAGTGGgaatgtactgtattaaaaaaaatccaaccaaaaaacaagaatattttttaaagttcATAATTTAATAGTAAGATTGATGTGAAAAGTGAAATCCTtttattcagttcagttctgtactATCACACATCTCTCTTTCAGCAGAGCTCCGACAACAAGTCCAAACTGTACAGCATCTCCCATTGTAGTTGTAGATCTTTAAAAAGTAAAGAAGAGTAGAGGCAGAAATATGGAAACCAGACTGAGGGGAGAAAGTTCAGACGAGAGTGTAGTGTTAACACAGCCAGAAGTGATTCCAATATATTAGTTTTCAAACAATCaacaaaaccaaaagaaaacagTTATTTGGGGATTTATAAGTTCCAGCACAGCTCTGTGGGTTATATTTAATCCTATTTGGATTGTGAGACTGTAATACATTTTGCAATCCTGATAAGAAatgttaatatttaatgtaaaatattacacATTCTGATGAACTGTAGTTCTGATGAAGtaatcactgaatgcaatcaaattttcaCAGCAATAATCCAAAATCTGGTAGAAAGCCTTCCTtgaatagtagagacagttactccaacaaaagcagaataaactataTTTAATTACCTTAAAGAAAAGAACCTTCAATGAGCAGGTGTCTGTATACTGAACGTTTTGGAGCATATTATGAATATTGTCAGTGCATAAAGAACACTGAAcaactaaaaacaataataataatctgactTAAGTATAACGTTTTGAACAATTTGCTGCTAAGCTGATGTGTTTTGTAAGTGTGTCAAAAGGTTGTAATAAATATTTCAGCATGGGAAAAGGtctttaaaatattgtgatacaatatttttcaccctattgcccacccctattcagAATATACAGAAAAGGTGCTTAAACAAAATGCTTAGCTATTTAGTGGCACAGCACTACTTTTCCTACCTACAGACTGGAAATTTATATGCATGTCCAAATCATATTTTTGGAGCTGCAGAAAAGCATGCTTGGTAACTGATCCGATAATAAAAGttatatactgattttttttaaacagttaaatcCTAATTTCCTGTTTTAGAGAGAGGGAGTCCTGACTGATCATATTGCTTTGAGAAAGAGATGCGTCCCCACCACCATGTACACATACCCAATCGATAACTGCATTTTAGTACACACGAATGCCTGAAGAACTGCCGGTGGTctattaataaaacactgaacacactcTTGTGCCTTCAAGGGTGTGTGAATTTCTACGTAATCTCATAGAAGAGGGCAGAAGCAGATACATTGGTACAGTGAAACTCTGCTGCCTCTGCTGGCAGCCACACTAAGAATAGGCAGAACGGAGGTCCTTCTTCCAGACCCCCAGTCAGAAAACGTTCTGGGTCATCACCATAATCATTCTCATTCCCACGAAATGCCACGCAGAAGGCGTCGACTTGCTGGTCCCTGCAGCACTCTGCAGTGCCGTTCCTGCTTCCAGTTTATTCTACTCAAGCTGGATCGGGGGGTGAGACATCACACCACCGCTCCAGAAGCAGAGGAGTCCTCTCACTCCTCACATGTTGCCCACCCTAATGTTAGGGTTCATCATGGGGTCCAGGTTGGGGTCGTCATCGGCTGAAGCCCGGCCCAGCTTGGCCATTATGATGATGAGGGTGAAGAAGCCAATCATTCCAATCAGGAACAGCATGAGAATTCTCTGCTTTGTCGTTAGGCCTTTTCTTTTAGTGCCCAAGCGGTTCCTGTTAGAAGCAGAAGAAAAACAGCTAAGAGAATGATACACAAAAACATCAACACAGTGAATGAAACTTAAATGAAagttgatcctgcttttgttggagtaactgtctctgctgtccggGGAAAGGCTTTCTACTGGATTTTTCCTGAACATATTTGTTTGCATTTTGTgttaagagcattagtgaggtcaagaAGTTGAttatgatcaccaccccaccttatcccaactccccaactcttcccaaaagtattggatggagcaccatcattactCTAGAGAATAcatttcactgctccacagttcaatTCTCAGGGATCTATACCTGTCAAGCCCACGTCTGTTGATGCCATGATGCTATTCTACTGGCGCCATTTTTCTGCAGGTAGCTGAATGCACTCAATAGAAGTGTTGTCCACAACACTTGGTGTAATGATGCACTCTGCTCACGATTCGATTCATGATTCTAGATTCACAATTCGATTTTCTTTCAATACTTGGAAAACattttgaaggaaaaaaaaacagggagaTTTAATAAACTATGAAAAATGCACCTTGTATAAATGCTCCCTGTACTGTTTTAAGCATAAAGAACTACCATAAGTTATTACTTCTCaattaatcacttttttatttaagtaCTAAGAATGAAAACATTACAGGAAATAGAATGAATTACTCTAATTCAGTAGGTTTTTGTGTATCTTTACTATAGCAGAAAGAAAGCATGTGTGTGATGTCCTGGTTCTTGGGCCTGCACTAGCGGCATTGCGACTttggtgttcaaacaatgcaactgcaaTACATTTCATTAACAGAACATAGAATCCTATGATCACACTATGCAATTTACACATATAGTGTATTCatcaacacaatttttttttttgctctaatcTATTTTAATTCGAGGCGAATAAGAAATAATATACAACCACAGAACACATTTATTATC
This genomic interval from Astyanax mexicanus isolate ESR-SI-001 chromosome 1, AstMex3_surface, whole genome shotgun sequence contains the following:
- the LOC103033094 gene encoding phospholipase A and acyltransferase 3-like, translated to MCDLRRSQSWDGSEVPIKINADPTVSRWRKRTVTPTMYDNPQPGDLIEIFRGTYQHWGLYVGEGDIIHLAPPCETAGAGPNCLMSVLCDKALVMRERLGQVVGQDRFHVNNLLDSKHTPRSVCVILRDALSLAGLEMPYCVLRGNCEHFVTELRYGRAESRQIHSAVKIGVRSMAIVIKAFNNASSPRKKKKEKVLKISPSW